One stretch of Segatella copri DNA includes these proteins:
- a CDS encoding alpha-amylase family glycosyl hydrolase: MNKMLLVAALAATTLSAQAEQKKGPAWLSDALFYQIYPSSYMDTDGNGIGDLPGITSKLDYIKSLGVNALWLNPIFESGWFDGGYDVIDFYKVDPRFGTNTDLVTLVNEAHKRGMKVCLDLVAGHSSTKCAWFKESSEKDPNQRYSDYYIWMNDIPESEKKEIEARHQEASPESSTRGRYVEANAPRAKYYEKNFFECQPALNYGFAHPDPNHPWEQSVDAPGPQAVRREIRNIMAFWFDKGVDGFRVDMASSLIKNDPDKKEVSKLWKEMRAWKDKYYPETVLISEWANPQQAIPAGFNIDFYIHFGLKGYASLFFDRKTPWGKWEQSYQNCYFDKQGKGSLKEFSENFTKAFNATKNLGYIAVPSANHDYQRPNIGTRNTPDQLKVAMTFFLTMPGVPFIYYGDEIGMKYQMNLPNKEGSNERSGTRTPMQWTKGKNAGFSTSAPDKLYFPVDTENGKLTVEAQQGDQNSLLSYTRKLTALRHSAKALDNEGDWKLLNQKGQEYPMVYERTLGDEKYVVVVNPGAKAASLNINSVGGKAVSVLSTGKVVYKPGKKTDVIKASGISAAVFKVAK, translated from the coding sequence TATGGATACTGATGGCAATGGTATTGGCGACCTGCCGGGTATCACTTCCAAGTTGGATTACATCAAGTCGCTGGGTGTGAACGCCCTCTGGCTCAATCCGATCTTTGAGTCGGGATGGTTTGACGGTGGATATGATGTCATCGACTTCTATAAGGTGGATCCCCGATTCGGTACCAATACCGATTTGGTTACATTGGTCAATGAGGCCCATAAACGTGGCATGAAGGTTTGTCTCGACCTGGTGGCAGGACATTCCAGCACCAAGTGTGCCTGGTTTAAGGAGTCTTCCGAGAAAGATCCTAACCAGCGTTACAGCGACTATTATATCTGGATGAATGATATCCCTGAGAGTGAGAAGAAAGAAATAGAAGCCCGTCATCAGGAGGCAAGTCCGGAGTCTAGTACCCGAGGCAGATATGTGGAGGCGAATGCTCCTCGTGCCAAGTATTATGAGAAGAATTTCTTCGAGTGCCAGCCAGCCTTGAACTATGGCTTTGCTCATCCAGACCCAAATCATCCTTGGGAGCAGAGCGTAGATGCGCCAGGACCACAGGCTGTCCGCAGGGAGATACGTAACATCATGGCTTTCTGGTTTGATAAGGGTGTGGATGGCTTCCGTGTAGATATGGCGTCATCGCTTATCAAGAACGACCCCGACAAGAAGGAGGTTTCCAAGCTCTGGAAGGAGATGCGTGCCTGGAAGGATAAGTATTATCCAGAGACCGTCCTGATTTCTGAGTGGGCTAATCCGCAGCAAGCCATTCCTGCCGGCTTCAACATCGATTTCTACATCCATTTCGGTCTTAAGGGCTATGCCTCTCTGTTCTTCGACCGCAAGACTCCATGGGGCAAGTGGGAGCAGAGCTATCAGAACTGCTATTTCGACAAGCAGGGCAAGGGTTCGCTTAAGGAATTTAGCGAGAACTTTACCAAGGCTTTCAATGCCACCAAGAATCTCGGCTACATCGCTGTTCCATCTGCTAACCACGATTACCAGCGTCCTAACATCGGTACCCGCAACACGCCAGACCAGCTGAAGGTGGCGATGACCTTCTTCCTCACCATGCCAGGTGTTCCATTTATCTATTATGGTGATGAGATTGGTATGAAGTATCAGATGAATCTCCCTAACAAGGAGGGTAGCAATGAGCGCTCTGGTACCCGCACTCCGATGCAATGGACCAAGGGCAAGAATGCCGGCTTCTCAACGAGTGCGCCTGATAAACTCTACTTCCCTGTAGATACGGAAAACGGAAAGTTGACCGTAGAGGCTCAGCAGGGAGATCAGAATTCTCTGTTGTCATATACCCGTAAGCTGACCGCTTTGCGTCATTCAGCCAAGGCTCTTGACAATGAGGGAGATTGGAAGCTCCTGAACCAGAAGGGTCAGGAATATCCGATGGTATATGAGCGCACTTTGGGTGATGAGAAGTATGTTGTTGTCGTGAATCCTGGTGCCAAGGCAGCCTCTCTCAACATCAACTCTGTAGGTGGCAAGGCAGTTTCTGTTCTTTCTACAGGAAAGGTTGTATATAAACCAGGCAAGAAGACCGATGTCATCAAGGCTTCAGGCATTAGTGCCGCCGTATTCAAGGTGGCTAAGTAA
- a CDS encoding helix-turn-helix domain-containing protein, whose product MITEYGIEAKSNSEIISELGGRFKQYRLFSNLTQKEVAVKAGVSIFTISQFEKGEAKNIGFGTILSLLRSIGFLQEAEKLLPPLPMLPSHVKKMNEKKERVRHER is encoded by the coding sequence ATGATTACGGAATATGGTATAGAGGCAAAGTCTAATTCTGAGATTATATCTGAATTAGGAGGACGATTCAAGCAATATCGTCTGTTCAGCAATCTCACTCAGAAAGAGGTGGCTGTAAAGGCTGGTGTGAGCATTTTCACCATTAGCCAGTTTGAAAAAGGCGAAGCTAAGAACATAGGCTTTGGCACTATTCTTTCTCTGTTGAGGAGCATTGGATTCCTGCAGGAAGCAGAGAAACTCTTGCCGCCACTGCCAATGCTGCCTAGCCATGTGAAGAAAATGAATGAAAAGAAGGAAAGGGTAAGACATGAAAGATAA